The following coding sequences lie in one Arachis hypogaea cultivar Tifrunner chromosome 9, arahy.Tifrunner.gnm2.J5K5, whole genome shotgun sequence genomic window:
- the LOC112711206 gene encoding cryptochrome-1 isoform X1, producing the protein MGSNNKTIVWFRRDLRIEDNPALAAAARDGSVLPVYVWCPKEEGQFYPGRVSRWWLKQSLAHLYQSLKSLGAELVLIKTHSTLDALLECVNAVQATKVVFNHLYDPVSLVRDHNIKEKLVESGISVQSYNGDLLYEPWEVYDDRGHAFTTFDPFWKKCLHMQMKSVSLISPWQLTPAEGKLGKCSIEELGLEDELEKPSNALLGRAWSPGWCNADKALTEFVEQHLIHYSKSRLKLGGDSTSLLSPYLHFGELSVRKVFQLARRKQILWSNEGNIAGEESVTLFLRAIGLREYSRYLCFNFPFTHERALLGHLKFFPWNADPANFKTWRQGRTGFPLVDAGMRELWATGWIHNRIRVIVSSFAVKMLLLPWKWGMKYFWDTLLDADLECDILGWQYISGSLPDGHELERLDDPEIQGAKFDPEGEYVRQWLPELARMPTEWIHHPWDAPLTVLRASGVELGQNYPKPIIDVDLAREKLTEAIFKMWDAEASAKSVGSEARNEVVVDNSSNVKNLDIPNVVLKGKSPCATVSANDQMVPAFQDPKIEPPVGKRPKYMEEARQNEDHSQNHNKETGVSGVDQEMCSTAESSCKKQCTSSTYSFSVPQQCSSSSNLKWPWQDQIDMDQSSSKDGEYTDFSKDERK; encoded by the exons ATGGGTAGCAACAACAAAAccattgtttggtttagaaggGACCTTAGAATAGAGGACAACCCTGCATTAGCTGCTGCTGCAAGGGATGGTTCTGTACTTCCTGTATACGTATGGTGTCCTAAAGAGGAAGGGCAATTCTATCCAGGCCGAGTTTCGAGGTGGTGGTTGAAGCAGTCACTCGCTCACTTGTATCAGTCACTGAAATCTCTTGGAGCTGAACTTGTGCTGATCAAGACTCATAGTACTCTTGATGCACTTTTGGAGTGTGTGAATGCTGTCCAAGCAACAAAAGTAGTGTTTAACCATTTGTATG ATCCAGTTTCACTTGTTCGCGATCACAACATCAAAGAAAAACTAGTGGAGTCTGGCATATCGGTGCAAAGCTACAACGGGGATCTGTTGTACGAACCATGGGAAGTATATGATGATCGTGGACATGCTTTTACAACCTTTGATCCTTTTTGGAAGAAATGCTTGCACATGCAAATGAAATCTGTTTCCCTTATTTCTCCTTGGCAATTAACTCCTGCTGAAG GAAAGCTTGGGAAATGTTCAATTGAAGAACTAGGTCTTGAAGACGAATTAGAAAAGCCTAGCAATGCACTACTCGGTCGAGCATGGTCTCCGGGTTGGTGCAATGCCGACAAGGCCTTGACAGAGTTTGTGGAGCAGCACCTAATTCACTATTCCAAGAGTAGGCTAAAGCTTGGTGGAGACTCCACCTCGCTCTTGTCCCCATATCTCCACTTTGGAGAATTGAGTGTAAGAAAAGTATTTCAGTTAGCACGCAGGAAACAGATATTATGGTCCAATGAAGGAAACATCGCCGGCGAAGAGAGTGTAACTCTTTTCCTCAGGGCAATTGGACTTAGAGAGTACTCACGCTATCTTTGTTTCAATTTCCCATTCACCCATGAGAGAGCACTTCTAGGACACTTGAAGTTTTTCCCTTGGAATGCTGATCCGGCTAACTTTAAGACTTGGAGACAAGGGAGGACTGGATTTCCATTAGTTGATGCCGGAATGAGGGAACTCTGGGCGACAGGATGGATACACAATAGAATAAGAGTAATAGTTTCTAGTTTTGCTGTGAAAATGTTGCTTCTACCGTGGAAATGGGGAATGAAATACTTCTGGGACACACTTCTGGATGCGGACCTTGAATGTGATATCTTGGGCTGGCAGTATATATCAGGAAGCTTACCGGATGGTCATGAGCTTGAGCGGTTGGATGATCCTGAG ATTCAAGGGGCTAAATTTGATCCGGAAGGTGAATATGTGCGGCAATGGCTACCAGAGTTGGCAAGAATGCCAACTGAGTGGATCCATCACCCTTGGGATGCGCCACTAACTGTGCTTAGAGCATCGGGAGTTGAACTGGGTCAAAACTATCCGAAGCCAATAATTGATGTAGATTTGGCCAGAGAAAAACTCACTGAAGCGATATTCAAGATGTGGGATGCTGAGGCATCCGCAAAATCGGTTGGCTCGGAAGCAAGGAATGAAGTTGTTGTTGATAACTCGAGCAATGTCAAAAATTTGGACATTCCAAATGTTGTCTTGAAGGGTAAGAGTCCATGTGCCACGGTTTCAGCTAATGATCAGATGGTTCCGGCATTTCAGGATCCCAAGATCGAACCACCTGTTGGGAAAAGACCAAAGTACATGGAGGAGGCAAGACAGAATGAAGATCATTCACAGAACCATAACAAAGAGACCGGGGTGTCGGGCGTTGACCAAGAGATGTGCTCAACAGCTGAATCCTCATGCAAGAAGCAGTGTACAAGCAGCACGTATTCGTTTTCCGTTCCACAACAGTGTTCTTCATCTTCTAACTTAAAGTGGCCATGGCAAGATCAGATTGACATGGATCAGAGTTCAAGCAAAGATGGTGAGTATACTGATTTTTCCAAGGATGAAAGGAAATGA
- the LOC112711205 gene encoding actin-depolymerizing factor, with protein sequence MAFRMGGGNASSGMGVAEHSVSTFLELQRKKVHRYVIFKIDENKKEVVVEKTGGPAESYDDFTASLPENDCRYAVYDFDFVTAENCQKSKIFFIAWSPSVARIRAKMLYATSKDRFRRELKGVHYEIQATDPTEMDLEILRERAN encoded by the exons ATGGCTTTCAGGATGGGAGGG GGGAATGCCTCATCCGGCATGGGCGTTGCTGAACATAGTGTAAGCACATTTCTGGAACTGCAGAGGAAGAAAGTGCACCGTTatgtgatttttaaaattgacgaGAATAAGAAAGAGGTTGTGGTTGAAAAGACTGGAGGCCCTGCTGAGAGCTATGACGATTTCACCGCATCCTTGCCTGAGAACGATTGTCGATATGCTGTGTACGACTTCGATTTTGTGACAGCTGAGAACTGTCAAAAGagcaaaatctttttcattgcaTG GTCCCCTTCGGTAGCTCGTATTCGTGCTAAAATGCTTTATGCAACATCGAAGGACAGGTTCAGGAGGGAGCTGAAGGGCGTCCATTACGAGATACAAGCAACGGACCCAACAGAGATGGATCTTGAAATCCTTAGAGAGCGCGCGAACTGA
- the LOC112711206 gene encoding cryptochrome-1 isoform X2, whose product MGSNNKTIVWFRRDLRIEDNPALAAAARDGSVLPVYVWCPKEEGQFYPGRVSRWWLKQSLAHLYQSLKSLGAELVLIKTHSTLDALLECVNAVQATKVVFNHLYDPVSLVRDHNIKEKLVESGISVQSYNGDLLYEPWEVYDDRGHAFTTFDPFWKKCLHMQMKSVSLISPWQLTPAEGKLGKCSIEELGLEDELEKPSNALLGRAWSPGWCNADKALTEFVEQHLIHYSKSRLKLGGDSTSLLSPYLHFGELSVRKVFQLARRKQILWSNEGNIAGEESVTLFLRAIGLREYSRYLCFNFPFTHERALLGHLKFFPWNADPANFKTWRQGRTGFPLVDAGMRELWATGWIHNRIRVIVSSFAVKMLLLPWKWGMKYFWDTLLDADLECDILGWQYISGSLPDGHELERLDDPEIQGAKFDPEGEYVRQWLPELARMPTEWIHHPWDAPLTVLRASGVELGQNYPKPIIDVDLAREKLTEAIFKMWDAEASAKSVGSEARNEVVVDNSSNVKNLDIPNVVLKGKSPCATVSANDQMVPAFQDPKIEPPVGKRPKYMEEARQNEDHSQNHNKETGVSGVDQEMCSTAESSCKKQCTSSTYSFSVPQQCSSSSNLKWPWQDQIDMDQSSSKDGAV is encoded by the exons ATGGGTAGCAACAACAAAAccattgtttggtttagaaggGACCTTAGAATAGAGGACAACCCTGCATTAGCTGCTGCTGCAAGGGATGGTTCTGTACTTCCTGTATACGTATGGTGTCCTAAAGAGGAAGGGCAATTCTATCCAGGCCGAGTTTCGAGGTGGTGGTTGAAGCAGTCACTCGCTCACTTGTATCAGTCACTGAAATCTCTTGGAGCTGAACTTGTGCTGATCAAGACTCATAGTACTCTTGATGCACTTTTGGAGTGTGTGAATGCTGTCCAAGCAACAAAAGTAGTGTTTAACCATTTGTATG ATCCAGTTTCACTTGTTCGCGATCACAACATCAAAGAAAAACTAGTGGAGTCTGGCATATCGGTGCAAAGCTACAACGGGGATCTGTTGTACGAACCATGGGAAGTATATGATGATCGTGGACATGCTTTTACAACCTTTGATCCTTTTTGGAAGAAATGCTTGCACATGCAAATGAAATCTGTTTCCCTTATTTCTCCTTGGCAATTAACTCCTGCTGAAG GAAAGCTTGGGAAATGTTCAATTGAAGAACTAGGTCTTGAAGACGAATTAGAAAAGCCTAGCAATGCACTACTCGGTCGAGCATGGTCTCCGGGTTGGTGCAATGCCGACAAGGCCTTGACAGAGTTTGTGGAGCAGCACCTAATTCACTATTCCAAGAGTAGGCTAAAGCTTGGTGGAGACTCCACCTCGCTCTTGTCCCCATATCTCCACTTTGGAGAATTGAGTGTAAGAAAAGTATTTCAGTTAGCACGCAGGAAACAGATATTATGGTCCAATGAAGGAAACATCGCCGGCGAAGAGAGTGTAACTCTTTTCCTCAGGGCAATTGGACTTAGAGAGTACTCACGCTATCTTTGTTTCAATTTCCCATTCACCCATGAGAGAGCACTTCTAGGACACTTGAAGTTTTTCCCTTGGAATGCTGATCCGGCTAACTTTAAGACTTGGAGACAAGGGAGGACTGGATTTCCATTAGTTGATGCCGGAATGAGGGAACTCTGGGCGACAGGATGGATACACAATAGAATAAGAGTAATAGTTTCTAGTTTTGCTGTGAAAATGTTGCTTCTACCGTGGAAATGGGGAATGAAATACTTCTGGGACACACTTCTGGATGCGGACCTTGAATGTGATATCTTGGGCTGGCAGTATATATCAGGAAGCTTACCGGATGGTCATGAGCTTGAGCGGTTGGATGATCCTGAG ATTCAAGGGGCTAAATTTGATCCGGAAGGTGAATATGTGCGGCAATGGCTACCAGAGTTGGCAAGAATGCCAACTGAGTGGATCCATCACCCTTGGGATGCGCCACTAACTGTGCTTAGAGCATCGGGAGTTGAACTGGGTCAAAACTATCCGAAGCCAATAATTGATGTAGATTTGGCCAGAGAAAAACTCACTGAAGCGATATTCAAGATGTGGGATGCTGAGGCATCCGCAAAATCGGTTGGCTCGGAAGCAAGGAATGAAGTTGTTGTTGATAACTCGAGCAATGTCAAAAATTTGGACATTCCAAATGTTGTCTTGAAGGGTAAGAGTCCATGTGCCACGGTTTCAGCTAATGATCAGATGGTTCCGGCATTTCAGGATCCCAAGATCGAACCACCTGTTGGGAAAAGACCAAAGTACATGGAGGAGGCAAGACAGAATGAAGATCATTCACAGAACCATAACAAAGAGACCGGGGTGTCGGGCGTTGACCAAGAGATGTGCTCAACAGCTGAATCCTCATGCAAGAAGCAGTGTACAAGCAGCACGTATTCGTTTTCCGTTCCACAACAGTGTTCTTCATCTTCTAACTTAAAGTGGCCATGGCAAGATCAGATTGACATGGATCAGAGTTCAAGCAAAGATG GAGCTGTGTGA